From a region of the Prevotella melaninogenica genome:
- the recN gene encoding DNA repair protein RecN, whose translation MLKHLYIKNYTLIDQLDIAFHSGFSVITGETGAGKSIILGAIGLLLGNRADSKQIKQGEKKCTIEAHFDLSNYGVESFFEEQDIDFETEDTIVRRELTATGKSRAFINDTPVSLQMMRALGEQLIDIHSQHQNLLLQKDDFQLNVVDIIAQDTKELAAYHSSYQDYKEAERRLSDMKEQISKAQENEEFMRFQFNELDNANLIEGRQEELEQESETLSHSEDIKTAFYEADNLLSDDDNGVLRKLGQSLDSLGNIEKVYPKAQELVQRLSSVHIELKDIAGEIGSEVENIDFDPSRLDSINQQLDLLNTLEQKYHVSTEKELIEIRDNIAEQLKNIDNSDEELELLEQEVKTKLSTCEKQAEKLTTLRRKAAKIVEEQMSSRLIPLGIPNVRFKVDLSPKSLSMDGADKIQFLFSANTSTAMEPVAQVASGGEIARVMLSLKAMVSGAVKLPTIIFDEIDTGVSGKIAQKMALIMQEMGNNNRQVISITHLPQIAALGSSHYKVEKEETAEGTRSHMRELTQEQRVNEIAQMLSGADVSDAALQNARELLDLSKKK comes from the coding sequence ATGCTGAAACATCTATATATAAAAAACTACACGTTGATTGATCAATTAGATATTGCTTTTCATTCTGGTTTCTCGGTTATTACTGGTGAAACAGGAGCGGGAAAGAGTATTATCCTGGGGGCAATCGGTTTGCTATTAGGCAATAGGGCTGATAGCAAACAGATAAAGCAAGGAGAAAAGAAATGTACGATTGAGGCACATTTTGACCTTTCTAACTATGGGGTTGAATCCTTTTTCGAGGAACAAGATATTGATTTTGAAACTGAAGATACAATTGTTCGCCGTGAACTGACGGCTACAGGAAAGTCACGTGCCTTCATTAATGATACACCTGTATCACTGCAGATGATGCGTGCATTGGGTGAACAACTTATAGATATTCATTCGCAGCATCAGAATCTTTTGTTACAGAAGGATGACTTCCAGTTGAATGTTGTGGATATTATCGCTCAAGACACAAAAGAACTGGCTGCTTATCATTCGTCTTATCAAGACTATAAAGAAGCAGAAAGACGTCTTTCAGATATGAAAGAACAGATTTCCAAAGCGCAGGAAAATGAAGAATTCATGCGTTTTCAATTCAATGAGTTGGACAATGCTAATCTAATTGAGGGCAGACAAGAAGAACTCGAGCAAGAAAGTGAAACACTCTCTCATTCAGAAGATATCAAAACAGCTTTCTATGAGGCTGATAATCTGTTGAGTGATGATGACAACGGAGTTCTTCGAAAGCTGGGCCAAAGTCTGGATAGTCTTGGAAATATTGAGAAGGTATATCCTAAAGCACAAGAACTCGTACAGCGTTTATCATCAGTACATATAGAACTGAAGGATATTGCAGGTGAGATAGGTAGTGAAGTTGAGAATATCGACTTTGATCCTTCTCGCTTAGATAGTATAAATCAACAACTTGATTTGCTGAATACACTTGAACAGAAGTATCACGTTTCAACGGAGAAAGAGCTCATCGAGATTCGTGACAACATTGCTGAACAGCTAAAGAATATTGACAATAGTGATGAAGAACTGGAATTACTTGAGCAAGAAGTAAAGACAAAACTTTCCACTTGTGAAAAGCAAGCAGAGAAGTTGACTACACTTAGACGTAAGGCTGCAAAGATTGTTGAGGAACAGATGAGTAGCCGACTTATTCCATTGGGTATTCCGAATGTTAGATTTAAGGTTGATTTGTCACCAAAGTCTTTGTCAATGGACGGTGCAGATAAGATTCAATTTCTTTTTTCTGCCAATACAAGTACGGCTATGGAACCTGTCGCACAGGTAGCTTCTGGTGGTGAGATTGCTCGTGTAATGTTATCGTTAAAGGCTATGGTAAGTGGTGCCGTGAAGTTACCAACGATTATCTTTGACGAGATTGATACGGGTGTTAGTGGTAAAATTGCCCAGAAGATGGCACTCATCATGCAAGAAATGGGTAATAATAATCGTCAAGTTATCTCTATCACACACCTCCCACAGATTGCAGCTTTGGGTAGTTCACACTATAAGGTAGAGAAGGAGGAAACTGCAGAAGGGACACGCAGTCACATGCGTGAGTTGACCCAAGAACAGCGTGTGAATGAAATTGCACAGATGCTTTCGGGTGCTGATGTTTCTGATGCTGCTTTACAGAATGCTCGTGAACTATTAGATTTAAGTAAGAAGAAATAA
- a CDS encoding serine protease, whose amino-acid sequence MKEIMNMKLKTLILTIALILGVSTNISAQPGAVKKAADAAFTLTTFKADGSILGTSNGVCISTDGVAVSPWKPFIGADKAVIIDAKGQKHEVECLLGANEIYDIVKFQVSGKTTAAPLVTTVSVGDEAWITPMPKSGNAEKADVSSVEKFMDKYNYTILKSSATDKLNGAPVFNAKGQVIGLFNSAGESQSSTDANYAKDFVVKGLSQNDITLRQSNIRIGLPNTVEEAVVALMLSSEKPTNIHEAIVNEFITKFPQANDGYYALANIQVAKGEFANADKTMQTAISKVTAKDEAHYNFARLIYRNALIQEFAEKTKSVGWTLDKALDEIKKAETTKANDAYRHLQAQIIYAKGDYAKAYTEFEALTKTKFNNPELYLEMAQSRQHLGANDQEILDLLNKSIELCDTPYVSTSAPYFYTRGQQLEKMGEYRKAVQDYYTYEYFNQGRLGAAFYYMREQCEMKGRMWQQALQDILIASQLDPKEALYPTEAGSLLLRLNKVDAAISAAQQAIQLDASQPDAHLILGIAQCESKQKEEGLKNIQKAKELGNTQADTFLQKYK is encoded by the coding sequence ATGAAAGAAATAATGAACATGAAACTGAAAACTTTAATTTTGACCATTGCCCTTATATTGGGTGTTTCTACTAACATTTCTGCTCAACCTGGTGCGGTTAAGAAGGCTGCTGATGCAGCTTTTACATTGACAACCTTTAAGGCAGATGGCAGTATATTAGGAACATCTAATGGTGTATGTATTAGTACTGATGGTGTTGCTGTAAGCCCTTGGAAGCCCTTTATAGGAGCAGATAAGGCTGTTATTATTGATGCTAAAGGACAGAAACACGAGGTGGAGTGCTTGCTTGGTGCCAATGAGATTTATGATATAGTCAAGTTTCAAGTGAGTGGTAAGACTACTGCCGCTCCCTTGGTAACAACAGTTTCTGTAGGTGATGAAGCATGGATTACACCAATGCCAAAGAGTGGTAATGCAGAGAAGGCTGACGTGTCAAGTGTTGAAAAGTTCATGGATAAGTATAATTATACGATTCTGAAGTCTTCAGCTACTGACAAGTTGAATGGTGCTCCTGTATTTAATGCTAAAGGACAGGTTATCGGTTTGTTCAATTCTGCTGGTGAATCACAGAGTTCAACAGATGCAAACTACGCCAAGGACTTTGTTGTTAAGGGGCTTTCACAGAATGATATCACTCTTCGACAGAGCAATATTCGTATAGGTTTACCAAACACGGTAGAGGAGGCTGTTGTTGCATTGATGCTCTCTTCTGAGAAACCTACTAATATACACGAAGCTATTGTCAACGAATTTATTACAAAATTCCCACAAGCAAATGATGGTTATTATGCTTTAGCGAATATACAAGTTGCAAAAGGTGAGTTTGCTAATGCGGATAAAACAATGCAAACGGCTATTAGTAAGGTGACTGCAAAGGATGAAGCACATTATAACTTTGCTCGTCTTATTTATCGTAATGCACTTATTCAAGAGTTTGCTGAAAAGACAAAGTCTGTGGGATGGACATTGGATAAGGCTTTGGATGAGATAAAAAAGGCTGAAACTACTAAGGCAAACGATGCTTATCGTCATCTTCAGGCACAGATTATCTATGCGAAAGGCGATTATGCAAAGGCTTATACTGAGTTTGAAGCATTGACAAAGACTAAGTTCAATAATCCAGAACTTTACTTAGAGATGGCACAGAGTCGTCAGCATTTGGGAGCTAATGATCAGGAGATTCTCGATTTACTTAATAAGAGTATTGAACTTTGTGACACACCATATGTATCTACGTCTGCACCATATTTCTATACACGTGGTCAGCAATTAGAGAAGATGGGAGAATATAGAAAGGCTGTACAGGATTATTATACATATGAATATTTTAACCAAGGACGTCTTGGTGCTGCTTTCTATTATATGCGTGAACAGTGTGAGATGAAGGGACGTATGTGGCAGCAAGCTTTGCAGGATATTCTCATTGCTTCACAACTTGATCCTAAGGAAGCCTTATATCCAACAGAAGCAGGTAGCCTTTTGTTACGTCTAAACAAGGTTGATGCAGCTATCAGTGCTGCTCAACAGGCAATTCAACTTGATGCCTCTCAGCCTGATGCTCATCTTATTCTTGGTATTGCACAATGCGAAAGTAAACAGAAGGAAGAAGGTCTTAAGAATATTCAAAAGGCTAAGGAACTTGGCAATACACAAGCTGATACCTTCTTGCAGAAGTACAAA